From one Ursus arctos isolate Adak ecotype North America unplaced genomic scaffold, UrsArc2.0 scaffold_1, whole genome shotgun sequence genomic stretch:
- the DUSP28 gene encoding dual specificity phosphatase 28 isoform X1, with translation MDPGQAGRREVPGVASPAPPPFVRVAPSLFLGTARAATAPELLARAGVTLCVNVSRQQPGPSAPGVAELRVPVFDDPAEDLLAHLEPTCAAMEAAVRAGGACLVYCKNGRSRSAAVCTAYLMRHRGLSLARAFQVGRASQVGRASQAVKSARPVAEPNPGFWSQLQKYEEALQSLPRLPGEPSGPCSGTRGEEFQNEP, from the exons ATGGACCCTGGACAAGCCGGCCGCCGCGAGGTCCCCGGGGTCGCctcgcccgcgccgccgccgttCGTGCGCGTCGCCCCCTCGCTGTTCCTCGGTACTGCGCGCGCCGCGACCGCGCCGGAGCTGCTGGCGCGCGCGGGAGTCACCCTGTGCGTCAACGTCTCGCGCCAGCAGCCCGGCCCGAGCGCGCCCGGCGTGGCCGAGCTGCGCGTGCCCGTGTTCGACGATCCGGCCGAGGACCTGCTGGCGCACCTGGAGCCCACCTGCGCCGCCATGGAGGCCGCGGTGCGCGCTGGCGGCGCCTGCTTGGTTTACTGCAAGAACGGCCGCAGCCGCTCCGCCGCCGTCTGCACCGCCTACCTCATGCGGCACCGCGGCCTCAGCCTGGCGCGGGCCTTCCAGGTGGGGCGGGCCTCCCAGGTGGGGCGGGCCTCCCAG GCGGTGAAGAGCGCCCGCCCGGTGGCCGAGCCCAACCCGGGTTTCTGGTCTCAGCTGCAGAAGTACGAGGAGGCCCTGCAGTCCCTGCCCCGCCTGCCCGGGGAGCCCTCGGGACCGTGCTCCGGAACGAGAGGAGAGGAGTTCCAGAATGAGCCCTAG
- the DUSP28 gene encoding dual specificity phosphatase 28 isoform X2: MDPGQAGRREVPGVASPAPPPFVRVAPSLFLGTARAATAPELLARAGVTLCVNVSRQQPGPSAPGVAELRVPVFDDPAEDLLAHLEPTCAAMEAAVRAGGACLVYCKNGRSRSAAVCTAYLMRHRGLSLARAFQAVKSARPVAEPNPGFWSQLQKYEEALQSLPRLPGEPSGPCSGTRGEEFQNEP; this comes from the exons ATGGACCCTGGACAAGCCGGCCGCCGCGAGGTCCCCGGGGTCGCctcgcccgcgccgccgccgttCGTGCGCGTCGCCCCCTCGCTGTTCCTCGGTACTGCGCGCGCCGCGACCGCGCCGGAGCTGCTGGCGCGCGCGGGAGTCACCCTGTGCGTCAACGTCTCGCGCCAGCAGCCCGGCCCGAGCGCGCCCGGCGTGGCCGAGCTGCGCGTGCCCGTGTTCGACGATCCGGCCGAGGACCTGCTGGCGCACCTGGAGCCCACCTGCGCCGCCATGGAGGCCGCGGTGCGCGCTGGCGGCGCCTGCTTGGTTTACTGCAAGAACGGCCGCAGCCGCTCCGCCGCCGTCTGCACCGCCTACCTCATGCGGCACCGCGGCCTCAGCCTGGCGCGGGCCTTCCAG GCGGTGAAGAGCGCCCGCCCGGTGGCCGAGCCCAACCCGGGTTTCTGGTCTCAGCTGCAGAAGTACGAGGAGGCCCTGCAGTCCCTGCCCCGCCTGCCCGGGGAGCCCTCGGGACCGTGCTCCGGAACGAGAGGAGAGGAGTTCCAGAATGAGCCCTAG